A window of the Acidovorax sp. YS12 genome harbors these coding sequences:
- a CDS encoding carboxymuconolactone decarboxylase family protein, producing MSRLPLHTPDDAPAASRPLVERAIANNGFLPNLIGVLAGAPVALETYLTVGGINARASLPLAEREVVQLTAARIHGCDFCVAGHTAVATRKAGLPAAQVLALQHGQPTGDARLDAVAAFTAAVIAHRGAVPDAALAAWRGAGYGDAQALEVVLGVSLATLCNFANNLAGSAINPQLLPFARGTFAA from the coding sequence ATGAGCCGACTTCCCCTGCACACACCCGACGACGCCCCCGCCGCCAGCCGCCCGCTGGTGGAGCGCGCCATCGCCAACAACGGTTTCCTGCCGAACCTCATCGGCGTGCTGGCTGGCGCGCCCGTGGCGCTGGAGACCTACCTCACCGTCGGCGGCATCAACGCCCGCGCCAGCCTGCCGCTGGCCGAGCGCGAGGTGGTGCAGCTCACGGCGGCGCGCATCCACGGCTGCGACTTCTGCGTGGCCGGGCACACCGCCGTGGCCACCCGCAAGGCCGGGCTGCCCGCAGCCCAGGTGCTGGCGCTGCAGCACGGCCAGCCCACGGGCGACGCCCGGCTGGACGCCGTGGCCGCCTTCACCGCTGCCGTCATCGCCCACCGGGGCGCCGTGCCCGACGCGGCGCTGGCCGCATGGCGCGGCGCCGGCTACGGCGACGCGCAGGCGCTGGAGGTGGTGCTGGGCGTGAGCCTGGCCACGCTGTGCAACTTCGCCAACAACCTCGCGGGCAGCGCCATCAACCCGCAACTGCTGCCGTTCGCCCGCGGCACCTTCGCCGCATGA
- a CDS encoding ABC transporter permease, protein MAAPAIRAWGARLGWPLLGFAVALALWALGARQLSDVEAIRTAFSPQAGLAAWARLLHGGSLWPHMAVSLQRVALALGLALALGVPLGLWLGLSPRFARATGAVFQFLRMVSPLSWMPLAVMALGVGEAPVVFLLAFAAVWPVMLNTAAGVAALDAAWLRLAASLCATRWETVRGVVLPGIVAHVLTGFRLALGIVWIVLVPAEMLGVSAGLGYFILDTRDRLAYDELTAGILTVGVLGFALDALARLLSRRWTHAGG, encoded by the coding sequence ATGGCCGCGCCCGCCATCCGCGCCTGGGGCGCCCGTCTGGGCTGGCCGCTGCTGGGCTTTGCCGTGGCCCTGGCGCTGTGGGCGCTGGGCGCGCGCCAGCTCTCCGACGTGGAGGCGATCCGCACGGCGTTCTCGCCCCAGGCCGGGCTGGCCGCCTGGGCGCGGCTGCTGCACGGCGGCAGCCTGTGGCCGCACATGGCCGTCAGCCTGCAGCGCGTGGCCCTGGCGCTGGGGCTGGCGCTGGCCCTGGGCGTGCCGCTGGGGCTGTGGCTCGGGCTGTCGCCGCGCTTCGCGCGCGCCACGGGCGCGGTGTTCCAGTTCCTGCGCATGGTGTCGCCGCTGTCGTGGATGCCGCTGGCCGTGATGGCGCTGGGCGTGGGCGAGGCGCCGGTGGTGTTCCTGCTGGCGTTCGCCGCCGTCTGGCCGGTGATGCTGAACACCGCCGCCGGCGTGGCGGCGCTCGACGCGGCCTGGCTCCGCCTGGCGGCCAGCCTGTGCGCCACGCGCTGGGAGACGGTGCGCGGCGTGGTGCTGCCGGGCATCGTGGCGCACGTGCTCACGGGCTTTCGCCTGGCGCTGGGCATCGTCTGGATCGTGCTGGTGCCGGCCGAGATGCTGGGCGTGTCGGCCGGGCTGGGCTACTTCATCCTCGACACGCGCGACCGCCTGGCCTACGACGAGCTGACGGCCGGCATCCTCACCGTGGGCGTGCTGGGCTTCGCGCTGGATGCGCTGGCGCGCCTGCTGAGCCGCCGCTGGACGCACGCGGGCGGCTGA
- a CDS encoding ABC transporter ATP-binding protein encodes MTAQATAQATAPDAVALRGRGLGCRYGQGAPVFAGVSLDIGAREIVALLGGSGCGKSTLLRTLAGLQAPTQGQVEFLGTPLAAPHPRAAVVFQQPSLLPWLDVAANAGFGLGFTHQPRATRSALQARVQAALEAVGLAGKAHLYPAALSGGMAQRVALARALAREPRLLLADEPFSALDAITRTGMQALLVDVVHRWHTAALLVTHDIDEAILVADRILLMGPQDGVAGQPAGVVREWRVDIARPRHAHPAAATALHLDILQALHDVHAIPSTT; translated from the coding sequence GTGACGGCACAGGCAACGGCGCAGGCAACAGCGCCCGACGCCGTGGCCTTGCGCGGGCGCGGCCTGGGCTGCCGCTATGGCCAGGGCGCGCCGGTGTTCGCCGGCGTGTCGCTGGACATCGGCGCGCGCGAGATCGTGGCCCTGCTGGGCGGCAGCGGCTGCGGCAAGTCCACGCTGCTGCGCACGCTGGCCGGGCTGCAGGCGCCGACGCAGGGGCAGGTGGAGTTCCTGGGCACGCCGCTGGCCGCGCCGCACCCGCGCGCGGCCGTGGTGTTCCAGCAGCCAAGCCTGCTGCCCTGGCTCGACGTGGCGGCCAACGCCGGCTTCGGGCTCGGCTTCACGCACCAGCCGCGCGCCACGCGCAGCGCCTTGCAGGCCCGCGTGCAGGCGGCGCTGGAAGCCGTGGGGCTGGCGGGCAAGGCGCACCTGTACCCGGCGGCGCTCTCGGGCGGCATGGCGCAGCGCGTGGCGCTGGCCCGGGCGCTGGCGCGCGAGCCGCGCCTGCTGCTGGCCGACGAGCCCTTTTCCGCGCTCGACGCCATCACCCGCACCGGCATGCAGGCGCTGCTGGTGGACGTGGTGCACCGCTGGCACACCGCCGCGCTGCTGGTGACGCACGACATCGACGAAGCCATCCTGGTGGCCGACCGCATCCTCCTCATGGGGCCGCAGGACGGCGTGGCCGGCCAGCCCGCCGGCGTGGTGCGCGAGTGGCGCGTGGACATCGCGCGTCCGCGCCACGCCCACCCGGCCGCGGCCACGGCGCTGCACCTGGACATCCTGCAGGCGCTGCACGACGTGCACGCCATTCCCTCGACGACGTAA
- a CDS encoding ABC transporter substrate-binding protein, with product MPTPSSDRVSYRHLCASSQCGCGMSRRDWLRIAALGGAAAVPLLRAGDARAQAFNGDDVPVRIGYLPITDATPLLVAHARQLFEAEGLRTEKPRLFRSWAQIVEAFIAGQVNVVHLLSPTTLFVRYGSKFPAKVVAWNHINGSALTVANDIGSVAELGGKTVAIPFWYSIHNIVLQQLLRAQGLTPVSRPRSAALGPREVNLVVLPPAEMVSALAARSVAGYIVAEPFNAAAENLQAGKVLRFVGDVWKNHACCLVTLAERDTVERPEWAQRVTSAIVRAQLWTRNNQLETAKLLASTGEGKYTPHGLPVLSKVLAASDYAGYERSGVVRHADWAQRRIDFQPYPYPSYTEALVRALQTTQVEGDAAFLQRLDPAFAARDLVDDRFVKAALAQVGGLAAFGQPAGFTRTETIAV from the coding sequence ATGCCCACCCCCTCCAGCGACCGGGTTTCCTACCGGCACCTCTGCGCCTCCAGCCAGTGCGGCTGCGGCATGTCGCGGCGCGACTGGCTGCGCATCGCCGCGCTGGGCGGCGCGGCCGCCGTGCCGCTGCTGCGCGCGGGCGACGCGCGCGCCCAGGCCTTCAATGGCGACGACGTGCCGGTGCGCATCGGCTACCTGCCCATCACCGACGCCACGCCGCTGCTGGTGGCGCATGCGCGCCAGCTGTTCGAGGCCGAGGGCCTGCGCACCGAGAAGCCGCGCCTGTTCCGCTCGTGGGCGCAGATCGTCGAGGCCTTCATCGCGGGCCAGGTGAACGTGGTGCACCTGCTCTCGCCCACCACGCTGTTCGTGCGCTATGGGTCGAAATTTCCGGCCAAGGTGGTGGCGTGGAACCACATCAACGGCTCGGCGCTCACGGTGGCCAACGACATCGGCAGCGTGGCCGAGCTGGGCGGCAAGACGGTGGCGATTCCGTTCTGGTACTCGATCCACAACATCGTGCTGCAGCAACTGCTGCGCGCCCAGGGGCTGACGCCCGTGAGCCGCCCGCGCAGCGCCGCGCTGGGCCCGCGCGAGGTGAACCTGGTGGTGCTGCCGCCGGCGGAGATGGTGTCGGCACTGGCCGCGCGGTCGGTGGCAGGCTACATCGTGGCCGAGCCGTTCAATGCGGCGGCCGAGAACCTCCAGGCGGGCAAGGTGCTGCGCTTCGTCGGCGACGTCTGGAAGAACCACGCCTGCTGCCTGGTGACGCTGGCCGAGCGCGACACCGTGGAGCGCCCCGAGTGGGCGCAGCGCGTGACCAGCGCCATCGTCCGCGCGCAGCTGTGGACGCGCAACAACCAGCTCGAAACCGCCAAGCTGCTGGCCAGCACCGGCGAGGGCAAGTACACGCCGCACGGGCTGCCGGTGCTCTCCAAGGTGCTGGCGGCGTCGGACTACGCCGGCTACGAGCGCTCCGGCGTGGTGCGGCACGCGGACTGGGCGCAGCGGCGCATCGACTTCCAGCCCTACCCCTACCCGTCGTACACCGAGGCGCTGGTGCGCGCGCTGCAGACCACGCAGGTGGAGGGCGACGCGGCCTTCCTGCAGCGGCTGGATCCGGCCTTCGCCGCGCGCGACCTGGTGGACGACCGCTTCGTCAAGGCGGCGCTGGCGCAGGTCGGCGGGCTGGCGGCGTTCGGCCAGCCGGCGGGGTTCACGCGCACCGAGACCATCGCCGTCTGA
- a CDS encoding acyl-CoA/acyl-ACP dehydrogenase has product MSAGLAYRWVPADTRGWLRTHAAALDASDALAPQVLAQLAQAGLLRVGVPAALGGAGGDARDATQAIAEVARLSLAAAFVLWGQRCFIDFVLQSENPGPRAHWLAALLDGRQAGATGLSNAMKYLSCIEPLQLEAERGAGGWHVSGRMHWVTNLHVDGFAVAAAARVAGSSAPLIVALDSASAGVRRSADLDLLALRGSHTAAIDLERAFVPDDAVLALDGPQFLRAARPHFLAMQCGMSVGLAQAALDAAAAHMGEARGVLEPRLRAAHAALQAAVQAMEQGLAEGTFAHQPVPLFQVRLRLAALVQEALQLELLATGGRAYLRDRAPDFGRRWSEAAFIPVITPSLTQLQAALAQAGVALEAPA; this is encoded by the coding sequence ATGAGCGCCGGACTGGCCTACCGCTGGGTGCCGGCGGACACGCGCGGCTGGCTGCGCACGCACGCCGCCGCGCTCGACGCCAGCGACGCCCTGGCCCCGCAGGTGCTGGCGCAGCTCGCCCAGGCCGGGCTGCTGCGCGTGGGTGTGCCCGCCGCGCTGGGCGGCGCGGGCGGCGACGCGCGCGATGCCACGCAGGCCATCGCCGAGGTGGCGCGGCTGTCGCTGGCGGCGGCCTTCGTGCTGTGGGGCCAGCGCTGCTTCATCGACTTCGTGCTGCAAAGCGAGAACCCGGGCCCGCGCGCGCACTGGCTGGCGGCGCTGCTGGACGGGCGCCAGGCCGGGGCCACGGGCCTGTCGAACGCCATGAAATACCTCTCGTGCATCGAGCCGCTGCAGCTCGAAGCCGAGCGCGGCGCGGGCGGCTGGCACGTCAGCGGGCGCATGCACTGGGTGACCAACCTGCACGTGGACGGTTTCGCCGTCGCGGCGGCGGCGCGCGTGGCGGGCAGCAGCGCCCCGCTCATCGTGGCGCTCGACAGCGCCAGCGCCGGGGTGCGCCGCAGCGCCGACCTGGACCTGCTGGCGCTGCGCGGCAGCCACACCGCGGCCATCGACCTGGAGCGCGCCTTCGTGCCCGACGATGCCGTGCTGGCGCTCGACGGCCCGCAGTTCCTGCGCGCCGCGCGGCCGCATTTCCTGGCGATGCAGTGCGGCATGTCGGTGGGGCTGGCGCAGGCGGCGCTGGACGCGGCGGCGGCGCACATGGGCGAGGCGCGCGGGGTGCTGGAGCCGCGCCTGCGCGCGGCGCACGCGGCGCTGCAGGCGGCCGTGCAGGCCATGGAGCAGGGGCTGGCAGAAGGCACATTCGCCCACCAGCCGGTGCCGCTGTTCCAGGTGCGCCTGCGCCTGGCGGCGCTGGTGCAGGAGGCCCTGCAGCTGGAGCTGCTCGCCACCGGCGGGCGCGCCTACCTGCGCGACCGCGCGCCCGACTTCGGCCGGCGCTGGAGCGAGGCGGCCTTCATCCCCGTCATCACCCCCAGCCTGACGCAGCTGCAGGCGGCGCTGGCCCAGGCGGGCGTGGCGCTGGAGGCCCCGGCGTGA